CGCTCGTGCTCGCGCTCGTCGTGCTCCCGGCCCTCGTCGCAGGGTGCGGGAGCGGGTCGTCGCGCTCGTCCCGCGCGCCCACGACGACCACGGTCCCCGCGCTGCTGCGCAACGTGCCGGAGCCGATCGCCGACATCGCGTACCTGCTGCAGGACGAGCTCACGCGCCTCGGCTACCACGTCGGCCATCTCGACAGCGGCTTCACCGCGCGCGCGACACGCGCGATCGAGGAGTTCCAGCGATCGAAGGGCCTGCCCGCGAACGGCGCGTTCGACCAGGCGACCGCGGTCGCGCTCCGCACCGCGACCGGTCGCCAGCAGCCGACGATCGTGCGCGGCCTGCAGACCGTCCTCACCGAGCTCGGCTACTACCACGGCACGATCGACGGGAACTACGGGCCCGCGACCACCGCCGCGGTGCGCGCGTTGCAGCGCGACCGTCACGTCGACACGCCGAACACGGGTGACGTCGCCGCGACGCTCGTCGCGATGGTCGACGCGTGGCGGTCGAAGCACCTGCTCGCGCCGACGGTCGCGGCGCCGCCCGACGAGTCCGGTCTGCTGCAGGCCGGCGACACCGGGCCCGCGGTGACGCAGGTCCAGCAACGGCTCACGACGCTCGGCTACCGACCCGGCCCGGCCGACGGCGTGTTCGGCGCGCAGACGACCGGCGCGGGCACGGCGTTCGAGAAGCACGAGGGCCTGCCCCGTGACGGCGTGGTCGGCTCCGCGGTACGCGCGCGCCTCCGATCGCCGACCGGCGCGGGGCCGCGCAGCACGTCGCCGCAGCCGCACATCGAGGTCGACCTCGATCGGCAGATCGCGTTCGTCGTCGTGCCGGGCCAGCCGGTCACGATCCTCGACGTCTCGACGGGCAGCGGCCGCTCCTACACGGAGCCGGGCTCGTCGGCCCAGCAGGTCGCGTACACCCCGACCGGCCCCTACACCGTGTACCGGGCCGTCGCCGCGCCGGTCGTGGCGCCGCTCGGCACGCTGTACAAGCCGCTGTACTTCCTGCAGGGCTGGGCGATGCACGGCGAGGCGATCGTCCCGCCGTATCCCGGGAGCCACGGCTGCGTCCGCACCCACGACTGGGACCAGGACTGGCTGTTCCCGCAGGTCCCGGTGGGCACGCCGATCACGATCTACGGCACCAACCCGGGCGGCGCCACGCGGCCTGCCAACGCCGGCGCGGGGTACTGAGTGCGGACGAGGCCGGGCCGTGCGCGGAGCGCGGGACGGCCCGGCCCGAGGGAGCCGAGGTGAGTGCGGACGAAGCCGGGCCGTGCGCGGAGCGCGGGACGGCCCGGCCCGAGGGAGCCGAGGTGATCGCCGAGTTCGCGTTCAGGGTGGCGCATGCGCGTGCCGATCGCTCGCGGGTGCGTCGCACACTCATCCCGGTAGTGATCGCCACGACGATCGTGGGCGCGGTGATCGCGGCCGCGTCCGTCGCGAACGCGGCGCTGCCCGCGGTGCAGGCCGCGGAGGTGGCCCCGGTGCACGCCGCGCCGGGTGCGCCCGACGTGGTCGTGTACGGCGACTCGCTCGCCTGGGAGGCGAGCGACGCGGTCGTCGCGGCCGCGGCGCGAGCGGGCCTGCGCGCGCAGGTGACCTCGTTCGGCGGGCTCGCACTGTGCGACGAGCTGGGCGCGTTGCGCCACGACCTCGCGACGCGTCGCCCGCGGGTCGTCGTGCTCGAGTTCGCCGGGAACTCGTTCACGCCGTGCATGCGTGACGGGCGCAGCCGTCAGCTCGTGCCCGGCTCGTCCGCCTATGGCGCGCGCTGGAAGGCCGACATCCGTGCCGCAGTCGAGGCCGCGGCGCGTGTGCACGTGCCCCTCGTGTGGGCGATCGCGCCGCTCCCTCGTGCGCGGGCCGGCGCAGATGCGGTCCGGCAGCTCACGGCCGCGGCCCGCTCGGTCGCGAGGTCGCGGTCGGGGATGGTCGTCGCGGACGTCGGCGCGAGCGTCCTCGAACACGGGCGCTTCACCGACACGCTGCCGTGCGGGCCCGGCGACAGCCCCGGCCTCGGCTGCGTCGACGGGCGGATCGTCGTCCGCTCGGCCGACGGCATCCACCTGTGCCCGGGCGACGCGCACGCCGACCGGGGCGTCGTCGGCGCCTGCCCGGTCTACTCGTCGGGTGCCCGGCGCTTCGCGGGTGCCCTGGTGGACGCCGCCCGTCGCGCGCCCTGATCCCACACGGAGCGCGCGAAAAATCTGCCGCGACCGCTACAGAACGCGGCCGCATCGCGCCGATGCAACGTGCGGATCCCAGTGTCGGCATCGCGAGGCCGGCACGCGGGCCGGCGTGACCGTCGCGCGGTGGTCGCGTCGGCGGCGCGCGCCCCTCGCCGGCCGGCTCCCGCACCGCAAGAGGGGAAGCGATGCAGCAGCCGTCGAGCACGATGCCCGCGCCCGAACCGGTCTCGACCCTGCCCACACCGACACCACCCCGCACGACCGGACCGATCGAACGCGGCCTGCTCTACTTCGTGCTCGCCGCGGTGATCGTCGCGATCTGCGCGTACAAGTCGATGTCGGTCCGCGACATCACACGCGCGCCGGCATGGGTGATCTACAGCCTCGTCGTGCTCGTCTACATCCTGTCCCGGTTCGTCCTCGGCGCGATGTACCACCCAAAGCTGCCACGGGGGATGGGCGACGCCGACCTGCCCGTGATGGCGATCGTCGTCCCGGCGTACAACGAAGAGCGCGACATCCAGGCGACGCTGCATGCCTGCGTGTCGGTGGACTACCCGGCCGACAAGCTGCGTGTCGTCGTCGTCGACGACTGCTCGACCGACGGGACGCTGCGCGCGATCCGCGAGTTCGAGCGTGGGCACCCGGAGCTCGTCGTCCTCCCGCAGGCCGTCAACCAAGGCAAGCGTGCGGCCATGGCCGTCGGCGTGCGGTGGGCGCGCGACGCGGACGTGTTCGTGTTCATCGACTCCGACTCGCAGATCGAGCCGTCCGCGCTGCGCAAGCTGGCTCGCTACTTCGCCGATCCGCGCGTCGGCGCCGTGGCCGGCCACACGGACGTCGCGAACCGCGACGTGAACTTCCTGACCCGGATGCAGGCCGTCCGCTACTACGTCGCGTTCCGCGTCTACAAGTCCGCCGAGGCGCTGTTCTCGTCGGTGACGTGCTGCTCGGGCTGCTTCTCGGGGTACCGGCGCGAGGCCGTCGACCGCGTCCTCGACAAGTGGCTGAACCAGACGTTCCTGGGCGAGCCCAGCACCTACGGCGACGACCGCAGCCTGACCAACTTCCTGCTCCGCGACTGGCGCGTCCTCTACGCGCCGGACGCGCACGCGTACACGGTCGTCCCCGAGACGATGAAGAAGTTCCTGCGCCAGCAGATGCGGTGGAAGAAGAGCTGGATCCGCGAGTCGATCCGGGCGTGCACGTTCATGTGGCGCAAGCACCCGATCGTGTCGTCGTCGTTCTACCTCGGGATCTTCCTCCCGCTGATCGCGCCGCAGATCGTGTTGAAGTCGCTCGTGTTCGACCCGTACGTGCAGGGGACGCTGCCGTACTGGTACGTCGGCGGCATCCTCGCGATGGCCCTGCTCTACGGGCTCTACTACCGCGTCTACCGGCGTGAACGGCTCTGGTACCACGGCGTGCTGTTCGCGTTGTTCTACACCGCCGTGCTCGTGTGGCAGTTCCCGCTCGCGCTCGCCACGATGCGCGACTCGAAGTGGGGGACGAGGTGAGCGAGCGAGCCGGGAGTCGAGCGGGAGCGGGACCGTGCCAACGGTCGCGCTCGCTGCGGGCCGGGATACCCGGCGGGCGGACACTCGCCGCTCCGACGCGGCCCGGCCCGCAGGGCCAAGAGCGGGAAGCATGAGCACGCGGGCCGTCGGCGGGATCAGCGGTGCGGTTCCCGTCCGCACGGAACGCCGGCGCGCCGCCGTGCGGGCGCGCGGCAAGCGCTTCAAGACGTGGCACAAGGTCGCGCTCGCGCTGTTCGCCGCGGGGTACGTGATCGTGCCGACGATCGTGCAGGCCGCGCACACGCACGCACCACGCTCGGCCGACCAACAGGTCGCCGCGCAGTATTCCGTTCCGATCCCGCACGTGCGGGACGACCTCGTCGCGCGGTTGAAGGCGCTTCCCGTCGACACGACGGGGACGGGGCCGCCGATCATCATGACGTACCACAACGTCACCGACGATCCGTCCAGCCCGTACTCCGTGAAGCCGGAGCAGTTCGCGGCGCAGATGGCGCTCCTCGACGCCGCGGGGTACACGACGATCACCGCGAGCGACCTCGATCGCTGGCTCGCGGGCGGCAAGCTGCCGCCGCACTCGGTGCTGCTCACGTTCGACGACGGCATCCTCGGCGTGTGGCAGTACGCCGACAAGATCCTCGCGCAGCACCACCAACACGCGATCGCGTTCGTCATCACCGGGAACGTCGGGACGAAGGCGTCGTACTACATGACGTGGCCGGAGCTCGAGCGCTTGCAACGTTCCGGTCGGTGGGACCTCGAGTCGCACACCTCGAAGGGTCACCACTACATCACCGTCGACGCGCAACGGCACCAGG
The Acidimicrobiia bacterium genome window above contains:
- a CDS encoding L,D-transpeptidase family protein, translating into MTAGRQRRTTGALVLALVVLPALVAGCGSGSSRSSRAPTTTTVPALLRNVPEPIADIAYLLQDELTRLGYHVGHLDSGFTARATRAIEEFQRSKGLPANGAFDQATAVALRTATGRQQPTIVRGLQTVLTELGYYHGTIDGNYGPATTAAVRALQRDRHVDTPNTGDVAATLVAMVDAWRSKHLLAPTVAAPPDESGLLQAGDTGPAVTQVQQRLTTLGYRPGPADGVFGAQTTGAGTAFEKHEGLPRDGVVGSAVRARLRSPTGAGPRSTSPQPHIEVDLDRQIAFVVVPGQPVTILDVSTGSGRSYTEPGSSAQQVAYTPTGPYTVYRAVAAPVVAPLGTLYKPLYFLQGWAMHGEAIVPPYPGSHGCVRTHDWDQDWLFPQVPVGTPITIYGTNPGGATRPANAGAGY
- a CDS encoding glycosyltransferase family 2 protein, which codes for MQQPSSTMPAPEPVSTLPTPTPPRTTGPIERGLLYFVLAAVIVAICAYKSMSVRDITRAPAWVIYSLVVLVYILSRFVLGAMYHPKLPRGMGDADLPVMAIVVPAYNEERDIQATLHACVSVDYPADKLRVVVVDDCSTDGTLRAIREFERGHPELVVLPQAVNQGKRAAMAVGVRWARDADVFVFIDSDSQIEPSALRKLARYFADPRVGAVAGHTDVANRDVNFLTRMQAVRYYVAFRVYKSAEALFSSVTCCSGCFSGYRREAVDRVLDKWLNQTFLGEPSTYGDDRSLTNFLLRDWRVLYAPDAHAYTVVPETMKKFLRQQMRWKKSWIRESIRACTFMWRKHPIVSSSFYLGIFLPLIAPQIVLKSLVFDPYVQGTLPYWYVGGILAMALLYGLYYRVYRRERLWYHGVLFALFYTAVLVWQFPLALATMRDSKWGTR